From Dehalobacter sp. 12DCB1:
ACCCTAAATACGCTGGAATATCTTCAAAAAGGCGGAAGAATTGGCAGGGTATCAGGGTTTATGGGGACACTGCTGAATATCAAACCGGTAATCCGGGTAGGCAATGACGGAATTTACCAAAATTTTTGCAAAGTCCGGAGTCAAGAGAAGGCCTTAAAAAGCATCGTCAAGGCATTTCAGGACTTTGCTGGGAAAAGGACAAATATCAAATTTGCCGTTGCGCATGGATCAGCTCCCCAGGCAGGACTATATTTGAAAGAAGAACTGGAGAATGCTTTTCAAAAACCGGCGGAGATGTTTGCGCAGGTTGGAGCCGTAATAGGTGCCCATACAGGACCGGGGACAGTCGGAGCGGCTATTCAGCTGGAGTAGCCGGTGATAATACGACATTTGTCTAGTGAATTTTGAAGTGCGTCTTAAACTTTTTCTTGGGCTGTTGCAGCCTCGCACAAAATACATCGCTCACACGTTATCGCAGCTATAAACAGGAAGCCACGCTAACATTTCAAAACCTCTGGGCTTAATGTAAGTCGTCGCTCCTTGCCATCCATGGCACCACGACATTAGGCCATCCGTGGCCATGAACCGTTGAAATGTTTTAACGCTTAGGCTTCCTGTTTACTTAACGCTGCTACCACTAAAGTTTGCTTACGTATTTTGTGCAAGTCTGCAATATTTGAAGGAATTAGCATAAATAATTAGCATGGGGAGGGGGCGTAACGAAATAAAATCTTTATTTCGGTTGCGCCCCCTCTCACTTTATACGATGAAATTTTTACCGGCTGATTGCCACCACAGAGCCGCATATACATAATATTTTCGCGGGCCGCTTTCGCGATCCTGCTTGTTTATATGCTTTGGCTACTCCATCATTTCGCCCATCCGCGAGACATCATAGCCGCCCAATCCCTTGACTTCCTTGCGGTAGGCCTCAGAACGGATAATGGCCAGCAGGGTCTGGAAGTGCGGTTTATTCAGGTCTTCCTGGCGTATCACGAGGTCATATCTTTCCGTCTGCAACGGAATAAAGTCAAGCCCTGACGCCTGCATAGCTGCTTTTTCAATACCCAGCCCTACATCGGCTTCCCCCCGCGCAACTTTGCTGGCCACGGCCATATGGCTCATTTCTTCATCGTAGTAGCCATTGATTAAGTGATGTGGGAGACTCTCAAAGCGCAATTTTTCATCAAGCAAGACTCGGGCTCCTGACCCACGTTCGCGGTTAATAAACCGGACGTCCGGTCTGGTCAGGTCTTTCCAGGATATAATATCTTTAGGATTGCCGCGGGAAACATAAAAGCCTTCCTGGCGATAGACCAGATTAATCACGATTGTCTGGTGTCCGGGCATAAGTCTTCGGATATAAGGAAGATTATAATCATCAGCATCACTGTCCCAGAGATGGACAGTAGCAATGTTGGCTTCACCCCTGTAGAGTGCCAGCAGACCATCAATGCTGCCGATACAGCTTCTTAAGAATTTGATATTCGGGTATTGTTTCAAAAGGTGACGGGTCAGAATATCCAGTATGATATCTTGGCCGCAAATAACGACCGTATCCGATATAGAGACATCAGGAAAACGGACGGATTCTGAAGGACGCTCTAAGACTGGATATGGATAAGTATAAGCGTCAGTCGTCATTGAGGCACCTTTGCTTTTCTGAATATAGGCTTCGATATCCATGTCCTCTACTCTTACCTTACGTCCAACCCGGTATGCAGCAAGATCCCCGCGTTTGATCAATTCATAGACGGTATACTTGGATATTTTAAGTTTCTGGGCTACTTCTTCAGGGGTATAAGAAGTGCTTTCGAGCAATGCCAGTCACCTCAATTTTAAAATAATATTGTTTCATTATATCACAGGACAAAACAGTACTCAAAATAAAAGAACAAAACAATACTAAACACGGAAGAGTCTGCCTATTATACAAACTCGGCGCATTTTAACGTAATATAACAATAGCATAAGACAGGGAACAATGGAATGTTAGGTTATGTAAAAACGTTTATATTAGTCTACGTTGGATTAAGATTGGTATTGAAGCGCCAAAATATATACTGTATAATAATTTATGTTAGCTAGAGCTGGTTTGTATTTGTTCATGTTAAGGGAAGACCTAGAAATTGATCATATCATTTGTTTTTAGGAGGAAAATTCATGAAGAAAATGGGTGGAATTCTGGTTATGCTTTTGGTTGCGTGTTTGGTACTTGTCGGCTGTAGCAGCTCGGGCAGTTCAGCAAATCGTACTGAACAAAAAGAAACTGTTTCGGTTGAGAAAAAAGAGATTCTTGCATCAGCAGCGGCCAGTTTAAAAGATGTCATGACAGAAATAGAAACACAATATGAAACAAGAAACGCAGGGATTAATCTGACAATTAACTATGGCGCATCCGGTTCTTTACAGCAGCAGATTGAGCAGGGCGCACCGACGGATGTATTTATTTCAGCAGGAAAAAAACAAATGGACGCATTGGAAAAAGGGAATCTTTTAGCGGAAGGGACCCGGATGAACCTGCTTGGAAATGATCTTGTACTGATCACAGGAAAAGATAACAAAAGTATCACCAGTTTCCAAGATCTTGCCAAAGCCGATAAAATCAGTATCGGTACCCCGGAAAGTGTGCCGGCAGGGAAATACGCCCAGGAATCCTTAACCAGAATGAAATTATGGAACACGCTGCAAGCTCAAGATAAATTCGTGATGGCTAAAGATGTCACCCAAGTACTGACATACGTGGAAAGCGGAAATGTTGATGCAGGTATTGTCTATCAGTCTGATGCTCAGGGATCCGATAAAGTAAAAGTTATTGCAGTTGCACCGGCTGACAGCCATAGCGCCATTGTTTATCCTGCGGCTGCAATTGCCGGTACCAAGAATCTGACGGAAGCGAAGAATTTCTTAAATTACTTAAGCAGTGACGATGCTCAACAGATTTTTGTGAAATACGGTTTCAAAATAATGAAATAAAAAAGAATCATCAATATTCAATGGAAGCTGACAGCATGATAAATATTTAGTTGTTTTTTAGTTGTTTTATATCGAAATAATAGGTATGATAATACTTGCCCGAAATAAAGAATAAATATGCGAAAATTAGGGGATTATGGAAAACAGATTTATAGCAGCAAAGGAGCGTACGTTAACGCAGTATTGCTTAAAATCTGCTGTCATGTATTTCATATTTGGTTTAATTGGGTAATGTGATTAAGATATTTGTTTGGTACGGATCAGGAGAGACGCTCATGGGCTTTGACTACACACCGATTATCTTATCTCTAAAGGTTGCAATAGCAGCAGTTATCATTGTTGTTTTGTTGGGGATCCCTCTAGCCGGCCATATGGCCAGACGAAATTTTCCGGGGAAGGATCTGGTAGAGGCTTTTGTCACTCTGCCGCTGGTTCTTCCTCCTTCGGTTGTTGGCTTTATTCTTCTTTGGCTGTTCGGTAAGAATGGGCCTTTAGGTCAATTTCTGGCTGGTGTTTTTCATGTCAGCGTCGTATTCAATCTGGCCGGAGCAGTCATTGCTGCGGCTGTAGTGTCATTCCCTATGATGTATCAATCGACGAAAGCTGCAATGGAGGGAGTCGACAAAACGCTGGAGAATGCTGCCCGCACCTTGGGCGCAGGTGAGCTGCGCGTTTTTCTTACCATCACAATCCCGCTTTCCTGGCCGGGTATTGTCTCGGGGTTCATCCTATCCTTTGCGCGTTCGCTGGGGGAATTCGGAGCCACACTAATGATCGCAGGCAATATTCCCGGAAAAACGCAAACCATGCCGATTGCGATTTATATGGCCAATGAAGGCGGGGATACTGTCACGGCGATGATTCTGGTTACGATCATGACGGTGTTCAGTTTCTTGGTAATCTTTTGGCTGAACCGTTGGTCAAAAAGGCAGCAAAAAGGATTGATTCAGGAAGAGGGGAGTGAGTAAGTAAGATGCT
This genomic window contains:
- the modB gene encoding molybdate ABC transporter permease subunit, translating into MGFDYTPIILSLKVAIAAVIIVVLLGIPLAGHMARRNFPGKDLVEAFVTLPLVLPPSVVGFILLWLFGKNGPLGQFLAGVFHVSVVFNLAGAVIAAAVVSFPMMYQSTKAAMEGVDKTLENAARTLGAGELRVFLTITIPLSWPGIVSGFILSFARSLGEFGATLMIAGNIPGKTQTMPIAIYMANEGGDTVTAMILVTIMTVFSFLVIFWLNRWSKRQQKGLIQEEGSE
- the modA gene encoding molybdate ABC transporter substrate-binding protein, which translates into the protein MKKMGGILVMLLVACLVLVGCSSSGSSANRTEQKETVSVEKKEILASAAASLKDVMTEIETQYETRNAGINLTINYGASGSLQQQIEQGAPTDVFISAGKKQMDALEKGNLLAEGTRMNLLGNDLVLITGKDNKSITSFQDLAKADKISIGTPESVPAGKYAQESLTRMKLWNTLQAQDKFVMAKDVTQVLTYVESGNVDAGIVYQSDAQGSDKVKVIAVAPADSHSAIVYPAAAIAGTKNLTEAKNFLNYLSSDDAQQIFVKYGFKIMK
- a CDS encoding helix-turn-helix transcriptional regulator, which encodes MLESTSYTPEEVAQKLKISKYTVYELIKRGDLAAYRVGRKVRVEDMDIEAYIQKSKGASMTTDAYTYPYPVLERPSESVRFPDVSISDTVVICGQDIILDILTRHLLKQYPNIKFLRSCIGSIDGLLALYRGEANIATVHLWDSDADDYNLPYIRRLMPGHQTIVINLVYRQEGFYVSRGNPKDIISWKDLTRPDVRFINRERGSGARVLLDEKLRFESLPHHLINGYYDEEMSHMAVASKVARGEADVGLGIEKAAMQASGLDFIPLQTERYDLVIRQEDLNKPHFQTLLAIIRSEAYRKEVKGLGGYDVSRMGEMME